The following coding sequences lie in one Xyrauchen texanus isolate HMW12.3.18 chromosome 25, RBS_HiC_50CHRs, whole genome shotgun sequence genomic window:
- the itih6 gene encoding inter-alpha-trypsin inhibitor heavy chain H6 isoform X1, with the protein MFCGSSRKMDFSVNAVIFILIIALFGCAQLDAERVLLRRLRRQTTAAKPALKVTDYHVRCAVVSHYALTTVQSTVWNQLNINKEAAFEVDLSPAAFISNFTITSNGKVYVAEVKRRTAARKIYDNAKKQGKTAGLVATKEREIEKFRVAVNVPSGARVSFSLSYEELLSRRLGHYELTLGLRPGQPVQNLSLDVSISERTGISFIRALPLRTSRLLTNNVHAEAEPPPSTQIKQNPHCVHVRYTPTMQQQRNISPRGVIADFIIQYDVDLKDPMGDIQVDDGYFVHYFAPRGLPVVPKDVIFVIDISGSMIGTKIKQTKAAMTTILSDLREGDYFNLITFSDKVHTWKKGRTVRATRQNVRDAKDFVRKIMAEGWTNINAALLSAAQLLNPSSHLSSLTGHAPTSNRVPMIIFLTDGEATIGVTEPDVILSNAQKALGLASLFGLAFGDDADFPLLRRLALENRGVSRMVYEDDDAAVQLKGFYDEVASPLLSDIQLSYLEDQAYDITRSLFPNYFQGSELVVTGRLKPGVQDLKVTLTANDSKQKVKVEHELALAKAVVNGTAPSPGCAHAMDGIPSFVNRLWAYFTIKELLLAKMNTTDIDTQRLLVDKATNLSLKYNFVTPVTSLVVIKPDIDEPEPTISSSVMATTTSCKTATTTIASSTNTTNQTSHAALKISSTSAMGTKKFNSTTALKTSKPLVTKSVRPHPPPSGLQTTGRPPNTSLSLVKTASQSPKKTTTVPPKTISTSLSSKPTSSPPSTIKTTSSSGLVRNTLLPPLKSSTTATSTVKTTSSSQPAKTTTLATLVKTIPSVVKDSSLTVIENSTTSELTSLHQGLQTLSSTTALTTDTNLDFDTEVAMLLAPTFMPMPGMTDAPKLWEASRILDVSSTIQIQRKDIELVKADYDAEHDHDYDYNIYYDSYSDAAVAVDPDSPAEGSGRGFSSSVDGDPHFVVQLPKLHQNLCFTIDGKADDVLRLLEDPEKGIIVDGHLMLAPSKERMENRIRTFFDRITITANKGFMITLTLNFIVVEVEGEGLEPLPTNRRGSVERPGFRVTVDEHHSCWIELEMGVQFLIIFHQYSHPKYFQVKHLGFYIVDGNGLSHLSQGLLGQFQHTHLEVISVTDQAGFHHAQTNKNSLLVKGLLKKGDEHFPVTLQDKILKDSSRKRHSDQCWVVPKVDVERLLGHSYQSYVVDHQ; encoded by the exons TACTTCCAATGGTAAGGTGTATGTGGCAGAGGTGAAGAGGAGAACTGCTGCAAGGAAGATCTATGACAATGCTAAGAAGCAGGGGAAAACAGCAGGACTTGTTGCCACAAA GGAACGGGAGATCGAGAAGTTCCGTGTAGCAGTCAATGTACCTTCTGGGGCTCGTGTGTCCTTCTCCCTGTCTTATGAGGAGCTGTTGTCACGCCGACTTGGTCACTATGAACTCACTCTGGGTCTACGCCCTGGTCAGCCAGTGCAGAACCTCTCTCTGGATGTCAGTATATCAGAGAGGACAGGCATCAGCTTCATCAGAGCTCTGCCACTGCGCACCAGCCGACTGCTCACCAACAATGTCCACG CAGAGGCAGAACCTCCCCCTTCAACTCAGATCAAGCAGAATCCTCACTGTGTGCATGTGCGCTACACTCCCACCATGCAGCAGCAGAGGAACATATCTCCCAGAGGTGTCATTGCAGACTTCATCATTCAGTATGACGTGGACCTCAAAGACCCCATGGGGGACATCCAG GTGGATGATGGCTACTTTGTACATTACTTTGCTCCTAGAGGTCTCCCTGTAGTTCCTAAAGATGTCATCTTTGTCATTGACATCAGTGGCTCTATGATCGGCACGAAAATCAAGCAG ACTAAGGCAGCCATGACCACCATACTGAGTGACCTACGTGAGGGGGATTACTTCAATCTCATTACTTTCTCAGATAAAGTCCACACCTGGAAGAAAGGCCGCACTGTGCGGGCCACACGGCAGAATGTGCGGGATGCCAAGGATTTTGTCAGGAAGATAATGGCAGAGGGCT GGACCAACATCAATGCAGCTCTGCTATCTGCTGCCCAGCTATTAAATCCTTCCTCACATTTGTCTTCACTTACTGGTCATGCGCCCACATCTAATCGGGTTCCCATGATCATCTTCCTGACTGATGGAGAAGCCACTATTGGGGTGACTGAACCAGATGTGATTTTGAGTAATGCACAGAAAGCTTTGGGTTTGGCTTCGCTGTTTGGCCTGGCCTTTGGAGATGATGCTGATTTCCCCCTGTTGAGAAGGCTGGCTCTGGAGAATCGTGGTGTATCTCGGATG GTATATGAGGATGATGATGCAGCTGTCCAGTTGAAAGGCTTCTATGATGAAGTTGCCAGTCCTTTGCTCTCAGACATCCAGCTGTCCTATTTAGAAGACCAGGCCTACgatatcactcgctctctcttccCCAACTACTTCCAGGGCTCTGAATTGGTAGTCACAGGACGACTAAAGCCAGGTGTACAGGATCTGAAGGTCACACTTACAGCAAATGATTCAAAGCAGAAGGTAAAAGTGGAGCATGAGCTTGCATTGGCCAAAGCAGTGGTCAATGGAACAGCACCATCTCCAGGATGTGCACATGCAATGGATGGTATTCCTAGCTTTGTGAATCGTCTATGGGCATATTTCACCATCAAAGAGTTGCTACTGGCTAAAATGAACACCACTGATATAGACACACAGCGTCTTCTTGTGGATAAAGCCACCAACCTGTCCCTGAAGTACAATTTTGTAACACCTGTTACTTCTTTGGTTGTGATAAAACCAGATATTGATGAACCAGAACCAACTATTAGCTCTTCTGTGATGGCTACAACTACATCTTGCAAGACTGCAACTACTACCATAGCATCTTCGACAAACACAACAAATCAAACATCTCACGCTGCCCTTAAAATCTCTTCCACATCTGCAATGGGCACTAAAAAATTTAACTCTACCACAGCTCTAAAAACAAGCAAACCATTGGTCACCAAATCTGTACGGCCACATCCACCACCCTCAGGGCTGCAAACCACTGGTAGACCACCGAACACCTCTCTCTCCCTCGTCAAAACAGCCTCACAATCACCCAAGAAGACCACTACAGTACCACCTAAGACCATCTCCACCTCACTTTCCAGCAAGCCAACCTCCTCTCCTCCAAGCACCATCAAAACCACATCATCCTCAGGTTTAGTTAGAAACACTCTCCTTCCTCCCCTGAAGAGTTCCACGACAGCAACAAGTACAGTGAAAACCACTTCTTCTTCCCAGCcagccaaaacaacaacactagcCACCTTAGTGAAAACTATACCATCTGTGGTAAAGGACTCATCCTTAACTGTCATTGAGAACTCTACTACATCAGAGCTTACATCTCTTCATCAGGGCTTGCAGACATTATCCTCCACAACTGCATTAACTACAGACACAAACTTAGATTTTGACACGGAAGTGGCCATGCTGCTGGCTCCAACTTTTATGCCTATGCCAGGAATGACAGATGCCCCTAAGTTGTGGGAAGCCTCTCGTATTTTGG ATGTCTCATCTACCATTCAGATTCAGAGGAAAG ATATTGAACTTGTTAAAG CAGATTATGAtgcagaacatgaccatgactatGACTACAACATCTATTATGATTCAT ATTCAGATGCTGCGGTAGCTG TAGACCCAGATAGTCCGGCAGAGGGTTCAGGTAGAGGGTTCTCCTCCTCAG TGGATGGAGACCCACATTTTGTTGTTCAGCTCCCAAAGCTACATCAGAACTTGTGTTTCACCATTGATGGCAAGGCTGATGATGTACTACGCCTTCTTGAGGACCCAGAAAAAG GCATAATTGTGGATGGGCATCTGATGCTGGCTCCATCTAAGGAGAGGATGGAGAATCGTATTCGTACTTTCTTTGACAGGATTACCATCACTGCTAACAAAGGCTTCATGATCACACTAACATTGAACTTCATAGTAGTGGAGGTGGAAGGGGAGGGACTAGAGCCGCTACCCACTAATCGGCGAGGATCTGTGGAACGTCCAGGCTTCAGAGTCACAGTTGATGAGCACCATAGCTGTTGGATTGAGCTTGAAATGGGTGTTCAGTTCCTTATTATCTTCCATCAATATAGCCACCCCAAATACTTTCAAGTGAAACACCTGGGCTTCTATATTGTCGATGGCAATGGGCTTTCTCATCTCAGCCAAGGCCTGCTAG GCCAGTTTCAACATACCCATTTAGAGGTGATTAGTGTAACGGACCAGGCTGGTTTCCATcacgcacaaacaaacaagaacaGTTTGTTGGTCAAGGGCCTGCTCAAGAAAGGAGATGAACATTTTCCCGTCACCCTACAGGACAAGATTCTGAAGGACTCATCCAGAAAGAGACACTCAGACCAATGTTGGGTTGTGCCAAAAGTGGATGTAGAAAGACTTTTGGGCCACTCCTATCAAAGTTATGTTGTGGATCACCAATAG
- the itih6 gene encoding inter-alpha-trypsin inhibitor heavy chain H6 isoform X2: protein MFCGSSRKMDFSVNAVIFILIIALFGCAQLDAERVLLRRLRRQTTAAKPALKVTDYHVRCAVVSHYALTTVQSTVWNQLNINKEAAFEVDLSPAAFISNFTITSNGKVYVAEVKRRTAARKIYDNAKKQGKTAGLVATKEREIEKFRVAVNVPSGARVSFSLSYEELLSRRLGHYELTLGLRPGQPVQNLSLDVSISERTGISFIRALPLRTSRLLTNNVHAEAEPPPSTQIKQNPHCVHVRYTPTMQQQRNISPRGVIADFIIQYDVDLKDPMGDIQVDDGYFVHYFAPRGLPVVPKDVIFVIDISGSMIGTKIKQTKAAMTTILSDLREGDYFNLITFSDKVHTWKKGRTVRATRQNVRDAKDFVRKIMAEGWTNINAALLSAAQLLNPSSHLSSLTGHAPTSNRVPMIIFLTDGEATIGVTEPDVILSNAQKALGLASLFGLAFGDDADFPLLRRLALENRGVSRMVYEDDDAAVQLKGFYDEVASPLLSDIQLSYLEDQAYDITRSLFPNYFQGSELVVTGRLKPGVQDLKVTLTANDSKQKVKVEHELALAKAVVNGTAPSPGCAHAMDGIPSFVNRLWAYFTIKELLLAKMNTTDIDTQRLLVDKATNLSLKYNFVTPVTSLVVIKPDIDEPEPTISSSVMATTTSCKTATTTIASSTNTTNQTSHAALKISSTSAMGTKKFNSTTALKTSKPLVTKSVRPHPPPSGLQTTGRPPNTSLSLVKTASQSPKKTTTVPPKTISTSLSSKPTSSPPSTIKTTSSSGLVRNTLLPPLKSSTTATSTVKTTSSSQPAKTTTLATLVKTIPSVVKDSSLTVIENSTTSELTSLHQGLQTLSSTTALTTDTNLDFDTEVAMLLAPTFMPMPGMTDAPKLWEASRILDVSSTIQIQRKDAAVAVDPDSPAEGSGRGFSSSVDGDPHFVVQLPKLHQNLCFTIDGKADDVLRLLEDPEKGIIVDGHLMLAPSKERMENRIRTFFDRITITANKGFMITLTLNFIVVEVEGEGLEPLPTNRRGSVERPGFRVTVDEHHSCWIELEMGVQFLIIFHQYSHPKYFQVKHLGFYIVDGNGLSHLSQGLLGQFQHTHLEVISVTDQAGFHHAQTNKNSLLVKGLLKKGDEHFPVTLQDKILKDSSRKRHSDQCWVVPKVDVERLLGHSYQSYVVDHQ, encoded by the exons TACTTCCAATGGTAAGGTGTATGTGGCAGAGGTGAAGAGGAGAACTGCTGCAAGGAAGATCTATGACAATGCTAAGAAGCAGGGGAAAACAGCAGGACTTGTTGCCACAAA GGAACGGGAGATCGAGAAGTTCCGTGTAGCAGTCAATGTACCTTCTGGGGCTCGTGTGTCCTTCTCCCTGTCTTATGAGGAGCTGTTGTCACGCCGACTTGGTCACTATGAACTCACTCTGGGTCTACGCCCTGGTCAGCCAGTGCAGAACCTCTCTCTGGATGTCAGTATATCAGAGAGGACAGGCATCAGCTTCATCAGAGCTCTGCCACTGCGCACCAGCCGACTGCTCACCAACAATGTCCACG CAGAGGCAGAACCTCCCCCTTCAACTCAGATCAAGCAGAATCCTCACTGTGTGCATGTGCGCTACACTCCCACCATGCAGCAGCAGAGGAACATATCTCCCAGAGGTGTCATTGCAGACTTCATCATTCAGTATGACGTGGACCTCAAAGACCCCATGGGGGACATCCAG GTGGATGATGGCTACTTTGTACATTACTTTGCTCCTAGAGGTCTCCCTGTAGTTCCTAAAGATGTCATCTTTGTCATTGACATCAGTGGCTCTATGATCGGCACGAAAATCAAGCAG ACTAAGGCAGCCATGACCACCATACTGAGTGACCTACGTGAGGGGGATTACTTCAATCTCATTACTTTCTCAGATAAAGTCCACACCTGGAAGAAAGGCCGCACTGTGCGGGCCACACGGCAGAATGTGCGGGATGCCAAGGATTTTGTCAGGAAGATAATGGCAGAGGGCT GGACCAACATCAATGCAGCTCTGCTATCTGCTGCCCAGCTATTAAATCCTTCCTCACATTTGTCTTCACTTACTGGTCATGCGCCCACATCTAATCGGGTTCCCATGATCATCTTCCTGACTGATGGAGAAGCCACTATTGGGGTGACTGAACCAGATGTGATTTTGAGTAATGCACAGAAAGCTTTGGGTTTGGCTTCGCTGTTTGGCCTGGCCTTTGGAGATGATGCTGATTTCCCCCTGTTGAGAAGGCTGGCTCTGGAGAATCGTGGTGTATCTCGGATG GTATATGAGGATGATGATGCAGCTGTCCAGTTGAAAGGCTTCTATGATGAAGTTGCCAGTCCTTTGCTCTCAGACATCCAGCTGTCCTATTTAGAAGACCAGGCCTACgatatcactcgctctctcttccCCAACTACTTCCAGGGCTCTGAATTGGTAGTCACAGGACGACTAAAGCCAGGTGTACAGGATCTGAAGGTCACACTTACAGCAAATGATTCAAAGCAGAAGGTAAAAGTGGAGCATGAGCTTGCATTGGCCAAAGCAGTGGTCAATGGAACAGCACCATCTCCAGGATGTGCACATGCAATGGATGGTATTCCTAGCTTTGTGAATCGTCTATGGGCATATTTCACCATCAAAGAGTTGCTACTGGCTAAAATGAACACCACTGATATAGACACACAGCGTCTTCTTGTGGATAAAGCCACCAACCTGTCCCTGAAGTACAATTTTGTAACACCTGTTACTTCTTTGGTTGTGATAAAACCAGATATTGATGAACCAGAACCAACTATTAGCTCTTCTGTGATGGCTACAACTACATCTTGCAAGACTGCAACTACTACCATAGCATCTTCGACAAACACAACAAATCAAACATCTCACGCTGCCCTTAAAATCTCTTCCACATCTGCAATGGGCACTAAAAAATTTAACTCTACCACAGCTCTAAAAACAAGCAAACCATTGGTCACCAAATCTGTACGGCCACATCCACCACCCTCAGGGCTGCAAACCACTGGTAGACCACCGAACACCTCTCTCTCCCTCGTCAAAACAGCCTCACAATCACCCAAGAAGACCACTACAGTACCACCTAAGACCATCTCCACCTCACTTTCCAGCAAGCCAACCTCCTCTCCTCCAAGCACCATCAAAACCACATCATCCTCAGGTTTAGTTAGAAACACTCTCCTTCCTCCCCTGAAGAGTTCCACGACAGCAACAAGTACAGTGAAAACCACTTCTTCTTCCCAGCcagccaaaacaacaacactagcCACCTTAGTGAAAACTATACCATCTGTGGTAAAGGACTCATCCTTAACTGTCATTGAGAACTCTACTACATCAGAGCTTACATCTCTTCATCAGGGCTTGCAGACATTATCCTCCACAACTGCATTAACTACAGACACAAACTTAGATTTTGACACGGAAGTGGCCATGCTGCTGGCTCCAACTTTTATGCCTATGCCAGGAATGACAGATGCCCCTAAGTTGTGGGAAGCCTCTCGTATTTTGG ATGTCTCATCTACCATTCAGATTCAGAGGAAAG ATGCTGCGGTAGCTG TAGACCCAGATAGTCCGGCAGAGGGTTCAGGTAGAGGGTTCTCCTCCTCAG TGGATGGAGACCCACATTTTGTTGTTCAGCTCCCAAAGCTACATCAGAACTTGTGTTTCACCATTGATGGCAAGGCTGATGATGTACTACGCCTTCTTGAGGACCCAGAAAAAG GCATAATTGTGGATGGGCATCTGATGCTGGCTCCATCTAAGGAGAGGATGGAGAATCGTATTCGTACTTTCTTTGACAGGATTACCATCACTGCTAACAAAGGCTTCATGATCACACTAACATTGAACTTCATAGTAGTGGAGGTGGAAGGGGAGGGACTAGAGCCGCTACCCACTAATCGGCGAGGATCTGTGGAACGTCCAGGCTTCAGAGTCACAGTTGATGAGCACCATAGCTGTTGGATTGAGCTTGAAATGGGTGTTCAGTTCCTTATTATCTTCCATCAATATAGCCACCCCAAATACTTTCAAGTGAAACACCTGGGCTTCTATATTGTCGATGGCAATGGGCTTTCTCATCTCAGCCAAGGCCTGCTAG GCCAGTTTCAACATACCCATTTAGAGGTGATTAGTGTAACGGACCAGGCTGGTTTCCATcacgcacaaacaaacaagaacaGTTTGTTGGTCAAGGGCCTGCTCAAGAAAGGAGATGAACATTTTCCCGTCACCCTACAGGACAAGATTCTGAAGGACTCATCCAGAAAGAGACACTCAGACCAATGTTGGGTTGTGCCAAAAGTGGATGTAGAAAGACTTTTGGGCCACTCCTATCAAAGTTATGTTGTGGATCACCAATAG